A region of the Fischerella sp. PCC 9605 genome:
TCCCTACTGCTTTGATTGGGATAGTAGCTTACATTTTTCCTCCACATTCAGATGCCCCCTTATCTTGGGTGCCATATATATGGACAATATTAACTTTTTTCTCGCATTTAGCAATTATTGTTTGGCTTTTTATTGAAATTTATCAAATTCCAGTTAGGGCATATTTTAGAGCTATGCGACAGCGTTTAATCGGTCGCTGATCTCTGAATTTTGCAAACAACTCAAACTTTTGCATAGCGTTATAATGTCTCGGCGACGACAAGACGTATCTGCACATTGCTACTATTCTGAAGCCTTTTTAAAGCAGTTGCGATCGCTTGCTCGGGATAGAGCAATTGCCCTTCTCAGATAAAAAAGCTGTGCAAAAGGCTCCTCCTGTGGTATCTGGGTAAGCACATACTCTTTGTATTGGGCTAGAAAGTGTTTCTCGAACCTCAGCACCTGCTCACATAAGGTATGTTGCTGTAGTTGGTCTTTGTCTGTCGGTACTAAATAAGTCCAGCGTTTGCGGTAGTGCTCGTCAATAGCTTTAGGAGGAATGTATCAGCGATCGCTCTGAGTGTCTATACTAAGGAAGAGAATCGTAACCGCGCGATCGCAGCTGGGTTCTAGATGCACCGGAAAATCCCGCTTTCAGCACAAATCACCCAACAGCAGAGCAAGAATAATTGACAAAGAATTAAGCTGATAGTTGGATGCATCACTCATAATTAAGTTGATTATCACCAAAATGTCTTATGAGAGAGCTGGAGCGGTATTATTGGGTGTTAGACTTGGAGCCTGGAGCAACACTGGAGGAAGTGAACCAGGCTTATAAAGATTTAGCTTTTATTTGGCATCCCGATCGCATCCCCCACGATAACCAGCGCCTCAAAGAGAAGGCGCAAAAAAAGTTACAAGAAATTAATGAAGCTCGGGAAAAATTGCGCTCTCTCAAAACCAAGCGCCAAATCCCTCATTACTCCCCATCACCTGCACCGAAAAATTCACCACCACCCTCACCGAAAAAACCGCAAACCAGAACCACCTACCAACATCAGCCACCACCACCACCAAAGACTAACCCAGATTTGAGTGGTAAAGACTTCAGTCACGCCAACTTGAGCAATAAAGATTTATCTGGCAGAAACATGAGTTACGCCAACCTGACTGGCGCTAATCTCAGCGATACCTTTATGCACAAAGTTATTCTTAGAGGTGCGAATTTGTCTGAAGCCAATATGTTTAGAGCCAACCTGCTGTTAGCGGACTTGAGAGAAGCTAACCTGCGTAATGCCAACTTGATTGGAGCCGATTTGAGTGGCGCTGATTTGCGGGGTGCTGACTTAACAGGCGCGCGTGTTCGTTCTGGCGATCGCCTACTCGTGAAACTGATTGGTGCTAATCTCAGCGGTGCAATTATGCCTGATGGCACAGTTCATGCCTAGGGGATAATGGTTAATGGCTAATCGCAATTAACAATTAACAACAATTTCATGAATGTAGCAATAATTGGTTGTGGTTATGTGGGTTCAGTAGTTGCCCAATCTTGGCAACAAAATCAAGCTTTTATTGTCACTGCAACTACAACTACTCCTGAACGAGTGACAGCTCTGCAAACAATAGCCCAACGAGTTGTAGTATTACAAGGAAATGACCTTGAAGGGCTAAAAACAATCTTAAAAAATCAAGATGTGGTGCTTTTGAGTGTTGGCGCAAAAGGTGTCAATACCTATGAAGAAACTTATTTACAGACTGCTCGTAATTTAGTTTCGGTTTTAAAGCAAACGCCCAGTGTTCAACAACTGATATATACAAGTAGCAATTCTGTATACGGTGAACAAAATGGCGCATTGGTAGATGAAGAAACACCAGTTGCACCAACAACTCCTAGTGGCAAAATTCTCAATGAGACTGAGCAAGAATTACTTTCCGCAACCAGTGAAATCCTCCGCGTGTGTATCTTGCGTTTGGGGGGAATTTATGGGCCTAATCGAGAATTAGTGAAAATATATAGCCGGATTGCTGGTACAACTCGTCCAGGTAATGGTAAAGAACCAGCCAATTGGATTCATCTTGATGATATTACTGCTGCTATAGAGTTTGCCCGTCACCATCGCTTGCAAGGCATTTATAACCTTGTCGATGATGACAACCTTACAAATGGAGAAGTGAGCGATCGCGTGTGTGAAATGCACAATCTACCCAAAGTTACATGGGATTCTTCCCTTAGCAGCAAGCGTGCATACAATGCCAAGATATCAAATAAAAAGATAAAAGATGCAGGCTATAAGCTCATTTATCCCCAGATGATTTTTAGCTGATAAATAAAGCAATACGTTCCCATGATTACTCAAGAAAAAATAGTATCACCCACACAATTTTACACTTGGCAAAATTATCGTTGCGCTTACGAAGTGTATCAACCAATAAATTCCGCACCTGTAGGTATTCCTCTACTATTAATTCATCCGATTGGCGTTGGGTTATCACGGCAATTTTGGCAGCGGTTTTGTCGTGAATGGTATCACCAAGAACATCGCAATCCAATTTATAATCCTGATTTACTTGGTTGCGGCGAGAGCGATCAGCCTCATGTTGCTTATACTCCAAGTGATTGGGCGCAACAGTTACAATACTTTTTAAAAGAAGTAGTACAAAAACCTGTAGTTGTGGTAGTTCAAGGCGCTTTATTTGCAGTTGCCATTGAATTATTTCAAAAGGAACCAAGTTTGATAGCTGGATTGATACTAGCAGCCCCTCCAGCTTGGCCTTTAATTAAAAAACAATTACCACAACGGCAACAAAAACTGATTTGGAATCTTTTAGATTCGCCTTTGGGAAATATTTTTTATCGCTATGCCCGCAGAGAAAAATTTTTGCGTGATTTCTCGACTAAGCAACTTTTTGAATCAAGTAATAATGTTGATGCTGAATGGTTAAATACTTTGCGTGCGGGGGCAGAAAATACCGATAGTCGCTATGCAGTTTTCTCTTTTTTAGCTGGGTTTTGGTTGAACGATTATAGTAGCGCGGTTGTTTCCATAAACAAACCGACACTAGTTGTTGTGGGTGAAAACACATCAAGTATTGCCAAAGAAGGTAAAAAAATCACGCCGGATGAATGGTTAGCTGACTACCTGAAAGCTTTGCCTCAAGGGCGTGGGATAAAAGTTCCCGGTCGGAATGTTTTACCATACGAATCTACGGCTAAATTTGTAACAGCAATATCGCCGTTTATAGATGAATTTTCTTAAGTTTTTAAATTTGTGCTTTTTTTGCGTGAAAGAGTGGTGTTTTGAAACGCAGAGGCTCGCAAAGGAAAACGCAAAGGGGCGCAGAGTTTTGTATAGGAATTTCGCGCTAACTTATGCAATGTTGTACTAATGATAATTCTCATCATCTGTAGTTGAAGATAATTTAGTTATGTGCTACTAGACGATGCAGTTTTTTCTCCTACTTCTGTTGTTTCAGTTTCTGAATCTAAGAAAAATTTCTTAGCTATCCAGTAAGTCAAGATGTGAGAAAGTAATCCTAACGGCCCAGCAAATAAACACAGTGCTAGGGAATGTATTGTCCAAATTCCTGTTTTTTGACCTTGCAAGTAAATGTAGCGTCCCACAAATAAATCCATGACTAAAAAATGAATCCAACCTGTAGCAGCAGCTTTTTCATCAGCAAAAAATCGGGCAATGTCTGCTAGTTGGGGATTTGATAATGCTTGGGCGTTTTCTGGTGTGATGCTGCTGATGAATAAATATAAATATGCTCCTGCCAACGGTACAAAGGGAATATATGATGCCATTACCCGTTGTGTAACTTTCCATTTGGGTAAGAAAATCATTAATACCCAAAATGGTAAAACGAAAAGATTGGCAATATTAAACAGTTGAGTAATTGTCATAGCTGTCACAAATAGTAGATAAGTAAGAAGAATATCCTAAATATGAGGTAGTGAAAAATTACTGTCCACCTCTGGAACGAATAATCTGTCCTGTAATCCACTGGGCTTGTGATGAGGCAAGAAATAACACTATACGTGTAGTGTCTTCCGGTGTACCAACACGACCGAAGGGTGCTTTTAACTCAAGTTCTGAAATTAGTTCATCACTCATCCAACCTGTATTTGTCGGGCCTGGATCTACAGCATTTACAGTTATTGCTTTATTGGCGAGATTAGCGCTGAGGCTTAAGGTGAGTGCCTCTATTCCTCCTTTAGTAATCGCATATGCTAAATTTTCGGGCATTGGTGCTAGATTTTGACCAGAAGTCAGATTAATGATTCGTCCTCCAGGTCGTCCATCATGGCGCTTGGCAAACTCAGCACAAAGCAGCGTAGTGGCTCTCACATTGACGGCATAATGAGCATCAAGTAAATCTGCTGATAATGAGTAGATATTTGCCTGTTGGTCATGGGTGGCGTTGTTAACCAGAATATCCACAAAACCGAAAGATTGCTCGACTCGGTTAAATATTTGCTTGGGTATATCAGGTTCAGCCAGGTTTGCCTCAAAGCCTTCTGCCTTGACACCTACCAATTTCAGTGATTCGATTATTTCTTCTGCCTCGGTTGCTTGACTACGCCAGGGCATCAGCTCATCATACGGTCTATAGTAAGTCGTGAAAACACTCGCCCCTGCTTTCGCCAATGAATGGGCGATCGCACTACCAATCCCTATGTGTCTGCTGACTCCGGTTACAAGAGCAACTTTACCTGACAAACCATAATCTATCATGTGTACCATTTGCCTAGAGCGATCCTACTAGCATAGGCTTGCTTGCAATTGCACCTCAATTTCCTGTGGATTCAACTTACGACCAATAAAAACTAAACGAGTTTGCTTTGGTTCATCTAATTGCCAAGGGCGATCGTAAAATTGTTCAAAACGGCTTCCCACTCCTTGCATGACTAAACGCATAGGTTTGTTAGGCACTGCAACAAAGCCTTTAATTCTGTAAATTTCTTGCTGTTGGGTGAGTGTTTGCAATTGTTTTTGCAATGTTTGCGGGTCAAAGTCTCGGTTTAAAATCAGGTGAGTTGCGGTTATCTCTTCGTCGTGATCGTGGTCTTCTTCACTGTCGTGATGACTGGGACGGCTATCTAAATTTTCTTCAACTGCAGCTTGGAATCCTAATAATATAGATGGGTCAAGTTTACCTTCACTACTCTCTACTATCTTCACCACTCTAGGTAACTCTTGTTTAACTAAATCCTCTACTTTCGCTTTTGTTCCTTTATCGATTAAATCAGTTTTATTCAAAATCACTAAATCTGCACAAGCAAGTTGGTCTTCAAACAATTCTTGCAGTGGTGTTTCGTGTTCTAAACTATCATCTGCTTGCCTTTGTGCTTCCACTGCTTCCGGATTGCTGGCAAATGTTCCAGCTGCTACTGCTGCACAATCTACCACAGTAATTACAGCATCCACTGTTGCACCAGAACGAATTTCTGGCCAGCGAAAAGCTTTCACCAGTGGTTTCGGTAAGGCTAAACCAGAGGTTTCGATCAAAATGCAATCAATACTATCTCGCCGCTTGAGTAATTGTTGCATTGTCGGCAAAAATTCTTCTTGCACTGTGCAGCACAAGCAGCCGTTGGTTAATTCAAATATATTATTCTCACTATCGCTATCTTCTGGGCAAATTTGACAGGATTTCAACAGTTCGCCATCTATACCAAGTTCACCAAATTCATTGACTAAAACGGCAATCCGTCGTCCTTGGTTGTTTTGTAGCAAGTGGCGAATCAGAGTGGTTTTACCACTTCCTAAAAATCCGGTAATTACGGTGACAGGTATTTTTGCGGTCATGCTGAGAAATGTTTTGTAAACTTACTTTTTATAGAGACACTACAGTATTTACTATGTATAATTTAATTATATAAATACTGAGGTGAGACTGGCGTGGAAAATAGCCTTTGCTATTTTAAGCTGAAAATCTATGTGAAACTCGAAAATATTCAGCCTGTTGCTGGGTTTTTCTTTGGCTTTAGTTCCGCAGTTTCAATACTTTGTCCTCCCGACTCATCTACTCCACATAAATTCCTTCTTCAACAGCGTATAGCCAGAAGCCAAGTGATTCTGCTAAACGTTTAGAGCTAAGGTTTTTCTCTTGTGTTGTGTATTGAATGATTCGTTTACATTCAATACCCTGACGAATGAGTTCTGATACAACTAATCTCCCTAGTCCTTGACCACGATGATTCGGATGAGTAATAACACCAACATCCGCTACGCTATCACCATCGAAAATAAAAGAAGCAACGGAAATAAGAATGCTTTGGTCAAATAATCCCACTGGAAGCGCTTGATTTAAGTTGACGTTTCCTAATTCGCGTTCTTCCTCAGAACAAGCTTCTAGCAACTGCTCTAAAGCTTTTTGATCGTTCTCATTGAGCGATCGCACTCGCTGATCCAGTGAAGACGCAAGCGCATCGGGTGGAAAGTACCAAATGAAATCACGCCAACCGAATTCAAGTTTGTCATCAGCAAATGTGGCTAAAATTTGTTCTGCCGTGACAATTTGATCTAAATCTAGTTCTTCTACGATTGCATCAACCCAGTTTGGAGGAACTTGCACGATCGCGCTTTGAGTTATCCGAGTCACAATAATACGCGAGTATGTTTCTGGCTGCTCAGTTGCGATCGCGATTGTCCCTGAGCGTTCAAAAACAGTTGGTGAACACTGCAAACGATTTGCCCAATACTGGTTAATTTGTGTCACTTGAGGATGCTGCATTGGCTGTTGCTGCTGGTTGCATCAGTTGCAATAACGCCGTGAAATAAATTTCCACACTTTAGCTTAAACCCGTTTCCAACGAGTTTAATCATTCATTTCAGCTTGAGCGACCGAATTTTAATTCAGGGCATAATTTCGTGTTTATGGAGCAATACAGTTCAGTTAAGGATTGTTGGTACAAAAAATTAATCTGTAGAGACGCGAAATTTCGCGTCTCTACAAAGGATTATGGGCTTATCTGAACTGTAATGGTTTATGGAGAATAATGGAAGATGCCAATCTTACCACTCCCTCATCCCCACACCCTTCATTAAATCAGGGGCAGTCTCCTTGCGGTTGCCCGTATTTTCTACGGGAAATCTCAAGGGTACTACCCCTAAAACTTGTTTATTTCAGATTTAATGGTAATTACTCAGCGGTTGCCAGTCCGGTTTCGGTGCTACCGCGAGTACGACGACGGGTGAGGCTGTTGAACACCATTACGCCGATCGCTTTAATCAAATTGCCTTCTAATTCGCTGAACATCTTCATGTTCATACCAAAGGCGGCATTGGCTTCCTCAACAATGCGATCGCCTGTAGCATCATCAATGGGTAGTTCGTCTAAAGCCTGACGATATTTGTTTTTAAATGCTTTTTCATCGTCAATGTCTTCAAACTCATAAAAAGCAGTGCCATCCCCATTCAAGTTCATTGCTGTTTTGGCAATACCTTTGAGAATTTGCCCGCCAGATAAGTCGCCAAGGTAGCGGGTGTAAGAATGAGCAACCAACAATTCCGGTTCTTTTTCAGAGACTTCCCGGATGCGTTGTACATAAGCTTCTCCGGCGGCCGATAGTTCGATTTGTTCCCGCCAGTTGCCACCGTAGTAATAACTGAGGTCTTTTTCTA
Encoded here:
- a CDS encoding pentapeptide repeat-containing protein — encoded protein: MRELERYYWVLDLEPGATLEEVNQAYKDLAFIWHPDRIPHDNQRLKEKAQKKLQEINEAREKLRSLKTKRQIPHYSPSPAPKNSPPPSPKKPQTRTTYQHQPPPPPKTNPDLSGKDFSHANLSNKDLSGRNMSYANLTGANLSDTFMHKVILRGANLSEANMFRANLLLADLREANLRNANLIGADLSGADLRGADLTGARVRSGDRLLVKLIGANLSGAIMPDGTVHA
- a CDS encoding SDR family oxidoreductase, translated to MNVAIIGCGYVGSVVAQSWQQNQAFIVTATTTTPERVTALQTIAQRVVVLQGNDLEGLKTILKNQDVVLLSVGAKGVNTYEETYLQTARNLVSVLKQTPSVQQLIYTSSNSVYGEQNGALVDEETPVAPTTPSGKILNETEQELLSATSEILRVCILRLGGIYGPNRELVKIYSRIAGTTRPGNGKEPANWIHLDDITAAIEFARHHRLQGIYNLVDDDNLTNGEVSDRVCEMHNLPKVTWDSSLSSKRAYNAKISNKKIKDAGYKLIYPQMIFS
- a CDS encoding alpha/beta fold hydrolase; the encoded protein is MITQEKIVSPTQFYTWQNYRCAYEVYQPINSAPVGIPLLLIHPIGVGLSRQFWQRFCREWYHQEHRNPIYNPDLLGCGESDQPHVAYTPSDWAQQLQYFLKEVVQKPVVVVVQGALFAVAIELFQKEPSLIAGLILAAPPAWPLIKKQLPQRQQKLIWNLLDSPLGNIFYRYARREKFLRDFSTKQLFESSNNVDAEWLNTLRAGAENTDSRYAVFSFLAGFWLNDYSSAVVSINKPTLVVVGENTSSIAKEGKKITPDEWLADYLKALPQGRGIKVPGRNVLPYESTAKFVTAISPFIDEFS
- a CDS encoding ABA4-like family protein gives rise to the protein MTITQLFNIANLFVLPFWVLMIFLPKWKVTQRVMASYIPFVPLAGAYLYLFISSITPENAQALSNPQLADIARFFADEKAAATGWIHFLVMDLFVGRYIYLQGQKTGIWTIHSLALCLFAGPLGLLSHILTYWIAKKFFLDSETETTEVGEKTASSSST
- a CDS encoding SDR family oxidoreductase, which produces MVHMIDYGLSGKVALVTGVSRHIGIGSAIAHSLAKAGASVFTTYYRPYDELMPWRSQATEAEEIIESLKLVGVKAEGFEANLAEPDIPKQIFNRVEQSFGFVDILVNNATHDQQANIYSLSADLLDAHYAVNVRATTLLCAEFAKRHDGRPGGRIINLTSGQNLAPMPENLAYAITKGGIEALTLSLSANLANKAITVNAVDPGPTNTGWMSDELISELELKAPFGRVGTPEDTTRIVLFLASSQAQWITGQIIRSRGGQ
- the cobW gene encoding cobalamin biosynthesis protein CobW, producing the protein MTAKIPVTVITGFLGSGKTTLIRHLLQNNQGRRIAVLVNEFGELGIDGELLKSCQICPEDSDSENNIFELTNGCLCCTVQEEFLPTMQQLLKRRDSIDCILIETSGLALPKPLVKAFRWPEIRSGATVDAVITVVDCAAVAAGTFASNPEAVEAQRQADDSLEHETPLQELFEDQLACADLVILNKTDLIDKGTKAKVEDLVKQELPRVVKIVESSEGKLDPSILLGFQAAVEENLDSRPSHHDSEEDHDHDEEITATHLILNRDFDPQTLQKQLQTLTQQQEIYRIKGFVAVPNKPMRLVMQGVGSRFEQFYDRPWQLDEPKQTRLVFIGRKLNPQEIEVQLQASLC
- a CDS encoding GNAT family N-acetyltransferase; the encoded protein is MQHPQVTQINQYWANRLQCSPTVFERSGTIAIATEQPETYSRIIVTRITQSAIVQVPPNWVDAIVEELDLDQIVTAEQILATFADDKLEFGWRDFIWYFPPDALASSLDQRVRSLNENDQKALEQLLEACSEEERELGNVNLNQALPVGLFDQSILISVASFIFDGDSVADVGVITHPNHRGQGLGRLVVSELIRQGIECKRIIQYTTQEKNLSSKRLAESLGFWLYAVEEGIYVE
- a CDS encoding biliverdin-producing heme oxygenase, which codes for MSSNLATKLRVGTKKAHTMAENVGFVKCFLKGVVEKNSYRKLVANLYFVYSAMEEEMEKHKNHPIVSKINFQQLYRQRSLEKDLSYYYGGNWREQIELSAAGEAYVQRIREVSEKEPELLVAHSYTRYLGDLSGGQILKGIAKTAMNLNGDGTAFYEFEDIDDEKAFKNKYRQALDELPIDDATGDRIVEEANAAFGMNMKMFSELEGNLIKAIGVMVFNSLTRRRTRGSTETGLATAE